Proteins encoded in a region of the Corynebacterium breve genome:
- a CDS encoding 3-methyladenine DNA glycosylase → MVLLSRQAWQTEQEVHHARAAQWVEPHLERRRRGEKHAVWDFLFDYYRLRPNHLYKWHPGVGRSMADASEAPQAHWRDYLLSEDGTVTFDAQGFVERRYHGIEEIHLLLSKTIHRTPQFDCFGLHEWAMVYHDEAPRHDLPLRLGPAGTDAVVDKHRLKCTHYDAYRFFTKPALPLNLTVLKRETQAVNDQPGCVHVSMDLYKWAVKMGPLVPGDLLLDCFELAVQARKLDMEASPYDCRALGFEVVPIETPEGKTEYVHRQRKLTRQATRLRERLLNLLDSDLFQIG, encoded by the coding sequence ATCGTGCTTCTTTCTCGACAGGCTTGGCAGACCGAGCAAGAGGTGCACCACGCTCGAGCAGCTCAATGGGTTGAGCCTCACTTAGAGCGACGGCGAAGAGGCGAGAAGCACGCGGTGTGGGACTTTCTTTTCGACTATTACCGGCTTCGGCCGAACCACCTGTACAAATGGCACCCCGGGGTTGGACGCAGCATGGCAGACGCCAGTGAGGCTCCACAGGCGCACTGGCGGGACTATCTTTTAAGCGAGGATGGCACCGTCACGTTCGATGCACAAGGCTTTGTTGAACGGCGCTACCACGGCATAGAAGAAATCCACCTACTTCTTTCCAAGACGATTCATCGCACCCCTCAGTTTGACTGTTTTGGCCTGCACGAATGGGCAATGGTGTACCACGACGAAGCGCCACGGCATGATCTTCCGCTTCGGCTAGGCCCAGCGGGGACGGATGCGGTCGTCGACAAGCATCGTTTGAAGTGCACTCATTATGATGCTTACCGATTCTTTACTAAGCCTGCTCTGCCTTTGAACCTCACTGTGTTGAAGAGGGAGACTCAGGCAGTTAACGATCAGCCCGGGTGTGTCCACGTGAGCATGGATCTGTATAAATGGGCGGTCAAAATGGGACCGTTAGTGCCTGGAGATCTACTGTTGGATTGTTTCGAGCTGGCAGTACAGGCTCGAAAGTTGGACATGGAGGCTTCTCCGTACGACTGTCGCGCCCTCGGGTTCGAGGTGGTGCCGATTGAAACGCCGGAAGGTAAGACCGAGTACGTTCACCGCCAGCGTAAATTAACTCGGCAAGCAACACGCCTGCGCGAGCGCTTATTAAATCTCCTAGATAGCGACCTTTTCCAGATAGGATAG
- a CDS encoding hemolysin family protein has protein sequence MDIVLSIVSLIGFILLTASTGLFVAIEFALTGLERSTIDQHVNEKNDRRARAVQRDYQNLSFVLSGAQLGITVTTLATGFLAEPVLSEYFTPLLELVGLSETASSAVALVLALIVATFLSMVFGELVPKNWAITNPLGVARFVVPPVNAFNVVLKWFIKAMNASANWFVRKLGFQPSDEPASARSPEELGALVRNSAQSGGLDASTARMLDRSLRFGETTAEEFMTPRATINSLDVEDTVSELIALARETGHSRFPVRRGDLDETVGVVHIKDAFSIPRDERATTTLDSIAKSVPYVPGTLDGDSVLNRVRSAGSQVIMVADEYGGTQGLVTIEDVVEEILGEVYDEYDDIESERDFQRFGSSWEISGLVRLDELPQRIGYTAPDGPFETLGGLIMATKGSIPNVGDVVLLPQTENDAMEEFESGIRGRWIARVTVMDDRRVDRAILTPISDEDAKEYQS, from the coding sequence ATGGACATAGTCTTATCCATCGTTTCGCTGATCGGCTTCATTTTGCTGACAGCGTCGACAGGTCTGTTCGTTGCGATTGAATTCGCCCTTACTGGCCTCGAGCGCTCCACCATTGACCAACACGTCAACGAGAAAAATGATCGTCGCGCCCGGGCGGTGCAACGTGACTACCAGAACCTCTCCTTTGTGTTGTCTGGTGCTCAGCTCGGAATCACGGTGACCACGTTGGCTACCGGGTTCTTGGCAGAGCCAGTACTTTCTGAGTACTTCACGCCCCTGTTAGAACTTGTGGGGTTGTCGGAAACAGCTTCCAGTGCCGTCGCTTTGGTCCTGGCATTGATCGTGGCGACATTCCTGTCGATGGTGTTCGGAGAGTTGGTTCCAAAGAACTGGGCCATTACGAATCCCCTCGGAGTGGCACGGTTCGTCGTTCCGCCGGTCAACGCCTTCAACGTGGTGCTTAAGTGGTTCATCAAAGCCATGAATGCCTCTGCAAACTGGTTTGTGCGCAAGCTTGGTTTCCAACCTTCCGACGAACCGGCTTCTGCTCGTTCACCGGAAGAACTCGGTGCATTGGTGCGTAACTCAGCGCAGTCCGGAGGATTGGATGCCTCAACCGCTCGCATGCTAGATCGTTCCCTCCGCTTTGGAGAGACTACCGCCGAAGAATTTATGACTCCCCGGGCAACAATCAACTCCCTTGACGTCGAAGACACAGTATCGGAGCTCATTGCACTGGCACGAGAAACCGGCCACTCGCGCTTCCCAGTTCGACGCGGCGACCTCGACGAGACCGTCGGGGTGGTGCACATCAAAGATGCCTTTTCCATCCCGCGCGATGAGCGGGCCACCACCACCTTGGACTCGATTGCGAAGTCTGTCCCCTACGTCCCTGGGACTCTCGACGGCGACTCGGTGCTCAATCGCGTCCGCTCCGCGGGATCGCAGGTAATCATGGTTGCCGACGAATACGGAGGCACTCAAGGCCTAGTTACCATCGAAGACGTTGTTGAAGAGATTCTTGGCGAAGTTTACGACGAGTATGACGACATAGAATCCGAGCGCGACTTCCAGCGTTTTGGTTCCTCCTGGGAGATCTCGGGCCTGGTGCGCCTAGACGAGCTTCCTCAGCGCATAGGTTATACAGCTCCAGACGGCCCTTTTGAAACCCTTGGCGGCTTGATTATGGCAACGAAGGGATCGATTCCCAATGTTGGCGACGTGGTTTTGCTCCCCCAAACCGAAAACGATGCAATGGAGGAGTTTGAGTCCGGCATCCGCGGACGCTGGATCGCGCGAGTAACTGTGATGGATGATCGCCGCGTTGACCGAGCGATCCTCACACCTATTTCCGATGAGGACGCGAAGGAGTATCAGTCGTGA
- the gndA gene encoding NADP-dependent phosphogluconate dehydrogenase — protein sequence MTTPESLAQIGVVGLAVMGSNLARNFASRGHKVAVYNRTFAKTQQFMDDFADTGDFVAGETIEEFVASLEKPRKAIIMVQAGKATDAVIDQLAEAMDDGDIIIDGGNALFNDTIRREKEVAERNRHFVGAGISGGEEGALKGPSIMPGGPKESWETLGPLLESIAARADDGTPCVTHVGPDGAGHFVKMVHNGIEYADMQVIGEAYQLLRFGAGLTPAEIADIFAEWNKGDLNSYLIEITVEVLRQVDAETGKPLVDVILDAAGQKGTGRWTVKEALDLGIPTTGIGEAVFARALSSSLDQRAAAQGNLPTGALQTFDDLGISKDDFIEEVRKALYASKLVAYAQGFDEIKAGSAEYNWGINPGDMAMIWRNGCIIRAVFLERIKEAYDNNPELASLLLDPYFNGELKDLMDSWRNVVVYATRLGLPAPVFTSSLSYYDSLRAERLPAAIVQGQRDFFGAHTYKRIDKEGTFHTQWSGDRSEIEA from the coding sequence ATGACCACTCCTGAATCTCTCGCACAGATCGGCGTCGTTGGCCTCGCAGTCATGGGGTCCAACCTCGCTCGCAACTTCGCATCCCGCGGCCACAAGGTCGCCGTTTACAATCGCACGTTTGCCAAGACCCAGCAATTCATGGATGACTTCGCAGACACCGGCGATTTCGTCGCTGGTGAAACCATCGAAGAGTTCGTCGCCTCGCTTGAAAAGCCGCGTAAGGCCATCATCATGGTCCAGGCAGGAAAAGCCACCGACGCTGTCATTGACCAGCTCGCAGAAGCCATGGACGACGGCGACATCATCATCGACGGTGGCAACGCACTTTTCAACGACACCATTCGCCGCGAGAAGGAGGTTGCCGAACGCAACCGCCACTTCGTCGGCGCGGGCATCTCCGGCGGCGAAGAAGGCGCGCTTAAAGGGCCATCGATCATGCCTGGCGGACCGAAAGAATCTTGGGAGACCCTGGGCCCTCTGCTCGAGTCGATTGCGGCCCGTGCAGACGACGGTACCCCGTGCGTTACTCACGTTGGCCCAGACGGTGCTGGCCACTTTGTCAAGATGGTTCACAACGGCATCGAGTATGCAGACATGCAGGTCATCGGCGAGGCGTACCAATTGCTACGTTTCGGTGCCGGTTTGACTCCGGCCGAGATCGCCGACATCTTCGCGGAGTGGAACAAGGGCGACTTGAACTCCTACCTCATCGAGATCACTGTCGAAGTGCTTCGCCAAGTTGATGCGGAGACAGGTAAGCCGCTGGTAGATGTCATCCTTGACGCCGCTGGCCAGAAGGGCACCGGACGCTGGACCGTGAAGGAAGCTCTCGATCTAGGTATCCCTACGACTGGCATCGGCGAGGCCGTTTTCGCCCGCGCACTCTCCTCTTCCTTGGATCAACGCGCGGCAGCGCAGGGCAACCTTCCAACGGGAGCCCTGCAGACCTTCGACGATCTGGGAATTTCCAAAGACGACTTTATCGAGGAAGTTCGAAAGGCCCTGTACGCCTCCAAGCTTGTTGCATACGCACAGGGCTTCGACGAGATCAAGGCTGGTTCCGCTGAATACAACTGGGGCATCAACCCCGGCGACATGGCGATGATTTGGCGTAACGGCTGCATCATCCGCGCCGTATTCCTCGAGCGCATCAAGGAAGCCTACGACAACAACCCAGAGTTGGCCTCGCTCCTGCTCGATCCGTACTTCAACGGCGAGCTCAAGGATCTCATGGACTCGTGGCGAAACGTCGTCGTTTACGCAACCCGTCTGGGTCTCCCAGCACCAGTGTTCACCTCTTCCCTGTCCTACTACGATTCGTTGCGTGCAGAGCGCCTGCCTGCCGCGATCGTCCAGGGCCAGCGCGACTTCTTCGGTGCGCATACCTACAAGCGCATCGACAAAGAAGGCACTTTCCACACTCAGTGGTCAGGCGACCGCTCTGAGATTGAAGCCTAA
- a CDS encoding PaaI family thioesterase — MNLTRLLEAADHPLTSEDLEEINSTSTQFDSFIGTKFSKITPEEVVAQVEVGPHLFQPVGIVNGGAFAAIAESVGSIAGIVAAGAPVVGVTNSTDFFRSVKSGVIVATATPVHLGRTTQLWRIEMLNDDRLVATSSLRTMVMRD, encoded by the coding sequence ATGAACCTCACCCGTCTCCTTGAAGCTGCCGATCACCCGTTGACTTCGGAAGATCTCGAAGAAATCAACTCCACTTCGACTCAGTTCGATTCCTTCATCGGTACGAAGTTTTCCAAAATTACGCCCGAAGAGGTCGTAGCCCAGGTTGAAGTAGGCCCGCACCTCTTCCAGCCCGTCGGGATCGTAAACGGCGGCGCCTTTGCAGCGATCGCCGAATCAGTCGGTTCAATCGCAGGCATCGTTGCAGCTGGCGCTCCGGTTGTTGGAGTAACCAATTCCACTGATTTCTTTCGGAGCGTCAAGAGCGGGGTTATCGTCGCAACGGCCACACCAGTGCATCTTGGCCGTACCACTCAGCTCTGGCGCATTGAGATGCTTAACGACGACCGTCTCGTCGCAACCAGCTCGCTGCGCACGATGGTTATGCGCGACTAG
- a CDS encoding DEAD/DEAH box helicase, translated as MTTFADLGLPRPIVTVLGKQGITEPFPIQEAAIPDALAGRDVLGRGPTGSGKTFTFGLPMLAQLAGRPSRPGHPRGLVLSPTRELATQTRERLEDAAAALGLRVLDIVGGVNINNHIRSLAAPVDLLVATPGRAEDLINQRKLFLDQVEITAIDEADQMADMGFLPQVRKLMDRTPKDGQRLLFSATLDGDVDKLVQRYMNAPVTHSTAPVEAAVDTMEHYRLLVGGREQRNDIVMRIGAREGKTIMFMRTKHGVDRQVKKLRREGIHAQGIHGDKGQGARTRALEGFSDGSSPVLVATDIAARGIDIDDVSLVVHVDPPAEHKAYLHRAGRTARAGTSGTVVTLVMDEQEKEVETLLNKAGVKARAIQVTPESDALAKITGARKPQGSPLPPPGQATQPTKNRSQGNSRGSASRSNRGRGTGRPKAGRRSNSRKNGR; from the coding sequence ATGACAACTTTCGCCGATCTTGGCTTGCCACGCCCCATCGTCACAGTTTTGGGCAAACAGGGCATCACAGAGCCGTTTCCGATTCAGGAAGCAGCGATCCCTGATGCGTTGGCCGGGCGTGACGTTCTAGGCCGCGGCCCGACTGGATCTGGCAAGACGTTCACCTTTGGACTCCCAATGCTGGCCCAGCTAGCAGGCAGGCCCTCAAGGCCAGGACACCCCCGTGGTTTGGTGCTTTCACCGACGCGCGAGCTGGCAACTCAAACCAGAGAACGACTAGAGGATGCGGCCGCCGCACTCGGATTGCGTGTTCTTGACATCGTCGGTGGAGTCAACATAAACAATCACATCCGTTCGCTTGCCGCCCCAGTAGATCTGCTCGTGGCAACACCTGGACGAGCAGAAGACTTAATTAACCAGCGTAAGCTTTTCCTGGATCAGGTCGAGATCACCGCTATCGACGAAGCCGACCAGATGGCGGATATGGGATTTTTGCCGCAGGTAAGAAAACTCATGGATCGAACGCCGAAAGACGGCCAGCGGCTATTGTTTTCTGCAACGCTTGACGGAGACGTCGACAAGCTCGTTCAGCGCTACATGAATGCCCCGGTCACTCACTCCACTGCGCCAGTGGAGGCCGCCGTCGACACCATGGAGCACTATCGACTCCTCGTTGGTGGCCGTGAGCAGCGCAACGACATTGTCATGCGTATCGGTGCTCGCGAGGGCAAGACCATCATGTTTATGCGCACCAAGCATGGCGTAGACCGCCAGGTAAAGAAGCTGCGCCGCGAAGGCATTCACGCACAAGGGATTCACGGCGATAAGGGCCAGGGCGCGCGTACCCGGGCGTTGGAAGGATTCTCTGATGGATCGTCACCAGTTCTCGTAGCTACAGACATTGCAGCTCGTGGCATCGATATCGACGATGTCTCACTCGTAGTACACGTTGATCCGCCGGCAGAGCACAAGGCGTATCTTCATCGCGCTGGACGTACTGCACGCGCGGGCACCTCGGGAACCGTGGTTACCTTGGTCATGGATGAGCAGGAAAAGGAAGTCGAAACGCTGCTTAATAAAGCTGGAGTGAAGGCACGCGCTATCCAAGTAACGCCAGAATCAGACGCTTTAGCTAAGATAACGGGAGCGCGAAAACCTCAAGGTTCACCGCTTCCTCCTCCCGGGCAGGCGACACAGCCCACCAAGAATCGCTCACAGGGCAATTCACGTGGTTCAGCGTCGAGGTCAAACCGTGGCAGGGGCACCGGGCGTCCGAAAGCCGGACGTCGCAGCAACTCAAGGAAGAACGGACGCTAG
- a CDS encoding hemolysin family protein: MSIWLTILLIALLLLANAFFVAAEFSLISSRRDRLDSLVAQGQAGAKRVINATEHLSIYLAGAQFGITICSLILGKVAEPAVAHFLEEPFLSWGISPELIHPISFVLALAIITYLHILFGEMVPKNIAISGPESLAMWLTPAMDVWVKLTGPIIRFLNWIARITLRAVGVEQKDELDSTVDEVQLASMIQESSQEGLLDAEETARLAKALDTDSLSLKDVLIPMEQVRSVENRPGGIPMSDLEEAVRETGFSRFPVSGTAGALLGYIHVKDVLDLLESDEANVRIPLKRIRPLSIVEGTGTLDEALTSMHRRSAHMAQVRLGGELVGIIALEDLIEEYVGTVTDWTHENSVEEA, encoded by the coding sequence GTGAGTATTTGGCTTACTATCTTGCTGATCGCCTTGCTGCTCCTAGCCAATGCTTTCTTCGTCGCGGCCGAGTTTTCCTTAATCTCTTCTCGACGCGACCGACTCGATTCCCTAGTGGCCCAAGGTCAGGCGGGCGCCAAGCGCGTCATCAATGCCACCGAGCATTTATCAATTTATCTAGCGGGAGCGCAGTTTGGCATCACCATCTGTTCGCTGATCCTAGGTAAAGTCGCCGAACCTGCCGTTGCACACTTTTTGGAAGAACCATTTCTGTCGTGGGGCATTTCTCCCGAGCTGATTCACCCGATTTCTTTCGTGCTGGCTTTGGCAATCATCACCTACCTGCACATTCTGTTCGGCGAGATGGTTCCGAAGAATATCGCGATCTCTGGTCCGGAATCACTCGCGATGTGGCTGACCCCAGCTATGGACGTCTGGGTGAAACTCACCGGCCCGATCATCCGTTTCCTCAACTGGATTGCGCGCATCACCCTGCGTGCCGTGGGCGTGGAACAAAAGGATGAACTTGATTCCACGGTGGACGAGGTTCAGCTCGCATCGATGATTCAGGAATCCAGCCAAGAAGGTCTTCTCGATGCTGAAGAAACCGCTCGCCTTGCAAAAGCCTTAGACACTGACTCTTTGAGTTTGAAAGACGTCTTGATCCCTATGGAACAAGTGCGCAGCGTAGAAAATCGCCCAGGCGGCATCCCGATGTCCGACCTCGAAGAGGCTGTCCGCGAGACCGGCTTTTCCCGCTTCCCTGTTTCTGGCACCGCAGGCGCATTGTTGGGCTATATCCACGTCAAGGATGTACTCGACCTTCTCGAATCCGATGAAGCTAACGTAAGAATTCCGCTCAAACGCATTCGACCGCTGAGCATTGTTGAAGGCACCGGGACTCTCGACGAGGCCCTGACATCAATGCACCGTCGCAGCGCACACATGGCGCAGGTCCGTCTAGGCGGAGAACTCGTAGGCATCATTGCACTCGAAGACCTTATCGAAGAATACGTTGGCACCGTGACAGACTGGACCCACGAAAACAGCGTCGAAGAAGCATAG
- a CDS encoding magnesium and cobalt transport protein CorA, whose translation MPPLLPRMNGKAAKPSPRMTVPVERSIDHCYVYHEGKRLPGEYHFSSALEKAHEASDGFVWLSLKEPDNAQMERVADAFSIHKLIVEDAVLAHQRPKVERYDDQLFIVVRSVNYADDEEVTDARQIISTGEAQMLIGRDFIISVRHNAWLNRLAQELDQEPELTALGPAAIAWKIANDLVEDYSVATAALSADVDELENEVFTPERKINIDKIYMYKREILEMKHATAPLGPALRTGIAANKDVLGKQIRSYFRDVLDNAMIVNDQVAGFDERLSSLLDASVAKVTMQQNSDMRTISAVVGMAAAPTLIAGIYGMNFTHMPELDSRYGYPVALLLMLLVVLLMFWWFRRNNWL comes from the coding sequence ATGCCTCCACTTTTGCCTCGCATGAACGGCAAAGCAGCGAAACCTTCGCCACGAATGACTGTTCCGGTGGAGCGCTCAATTGACCATTGCTACGTCTACCACGAGGGCAAAAGACTCCCCGGGGAGTATCACTTTAGCTCTGCACTAGAAAAAGCACACGAGGCTTCAGACGGATTCGTCTGGCTCTCTCTCAAAGAACCAGACAATGCTCAGATGGAGCGCGTCGCCGATGCTTTTAGCATCCACAAACTTATCGTCGAAGATGCCGTTTTAGCTCACCAACGCCCTAAGGTAGAACGCTACGACGACCAATTGTTCATCGTCGTTCGCTCCGTCAACTACGCCGATGACGAAGAAGTAACAGATGCGCGTCAGATCATCTCTACCGGAGAAGCGCAGATGCTTATCGGGAGAGATTTCATCATTTCTGTCCGCCACAATGCGTGGCTTAACAGGCTCGCACAGGAGCTTGACCAAGAGCCAGAACTGACGGCTTTGGGGCCAGCGGCGATCGCATGGAAGATTGCTAACGACTTGGTCGAAGACTATTCCGTGGCCACCGCTGCGCTATCGGCCGACGTCGACGAGTTGGAGAATGAGGTATTCACTCCAGAGCGCAAAATCAACATTGACAAGATCTACATGTACAAGCGAGAGATCTTGGAGATGAAGCACGCCACCGCTCCCCTGGGTCCGGCACTGCGCACCGGTATCGCCGCGAACAAGGATGTGCTTGGCAAACAGATCCGGTCGTATTTCCGCGACGTGTTGGACAACGCCATGATTGTCAACGACCAAGTCGCGGGCTTTGACGAGCGGCTGTCCTCGCTGCTCGATGCCTCGGTGGCAAAAGTGACCATGCAACAGAACTCGGACATGCGCACGATCTCTGCAGTGGTTGGTATGGCGGCGGCGCCAACCTTGATCGCCGGCATCTATGGAATGAACTTCACTCACATGCCCGAACTTGATTCGCGCTACGGCTATCCCGTAGCGCTGCTGTTGATGCTGCTTGTTGTCCTATTAATGTTTTGGTGGTTCAGGCGAAACAACTGGCTGTAG